The Engystomops pustulosus chromosome 9, aEngPut4.maternal, whole genome shotgun sequence genome includes a window with the following:
- the GNL3L gene encoding guanine nucleotide-binding protein-like 3-like protein, which translates to MSRRKNRKPGKGGGKQQGNNLLNTGKNVKKDPGVPNLSHFKEQAKREAEQKRKRVEEMRAKQKDAREKEMAKRRNLDTFQKDVLRRQREFEQKEADLRSLEKHEQLENENSRKAYYREFKKVVEAADVILEVLDARDPLGCRCPQVEQAVVQSGTSKKLVLVLNKIDLVSKPIVEKWLKYLRNEFPTVAFKASTQQQNKNLQQSRVPVTQASEDLLNSGACIGADCLMKLLGNYCRNQDIKTAITVGVVGFPNVGKSSLINSLKRARACNVGATPGVTKCLQEVHLDKHIKLLDCPGIVMATSTSDAAMILRNCVKIEQLVDPVGPVEAILRRCNKDQILQHYKVTDYRNTLEFLAMLAKRQGKLKKGGLPDHEKAAKSVLTDWVSGRISYFTHPPETHTLPTHISAEIVTEMGKAFDFEALEMDNSESLSKVQSAPQGIAMESSDLTSGTAQEVEDTEWLLSNEIIEAPPGAMDVDEDDEFGPMTVEIKTAKSKGQEEPERVPKAPSLKEILSVDPLQQGHALQAARKRRKKLQKRADKIATKLSDTLTQAMNFGFGDD; encoded by the exons ATGTCCCGGCGCA AAAATCGAAAACCAGGGAAAGGAGGCGGCAAACAGCAG GGGAACAATCTACTAAATACTGGGAAAAATGTCAAGAAAGATCCAGGAGTCCCCAACCTGTCACACTTCAAGGAGCAGGCCAAGCGTGAGGCTGAGCAGAAGAGAAAGAGG GTGGAAGAGATGAGGGCGAAGCAGAAAGACGCCAGGGAGAAAGAGATGGCGAAGCGGAGAAACCTGGACACGTTCCAGAAGGATGTGCTGAGGCGGCAGCGCGAGTTTGAGCAGAAG GAGGCAGATCTGCGGAGCCTGGAGAAGCACGAGCAGCTGGAGAACGAGAACTCTAGGAAAGCCTATTACCGAGAATTTAAGAAG GTGGTGGAAGCGGCTGATGTTATCCTTGAAGTTCTCGATGCCAGGGATCCTCTGGGATGTCGCTGCccacaggtggagcaggcagtggTACAGAGCGGCACCAGTAAAAAGCTAGTCTTGGTGCTCAACAAAATAG ATCTGGTGTCTAAACCCATAGTGGAGAAGTGGCTGAAGTACCTGCGCAATGAGTTCCCTACAGTGGCGTTCAAGGCTTCTACACAGCAGCAAAACAAGAACTTG CAACAGAGCAGAGTACCGGTGACACAGGCGTCGGAGGACCTGCTTAACTCCGGAGCTTGTATAGGAGCTGATTGTTTAATGAAACTTTTAGGAAACTACTGCAGAAACCAGGACATCAAGACGGCCATAACGGTTGGGGTTGTAG GTTTTCCCAATGTGGGGAAGAGCAGTCTCATCAACAGCCTGAAGAGGGCGCGTGCATGCAATGTTGGCGCCACACCCGGAGTCACTAA ATGTCTGCAGGAGGTTCACCTCGATAAACACATCAAACTTCTAGACTGTCCAGGTATCGTTATGGCGACATCTACTTCTGACGCCGCCATGATTTTACGTAACTGCGTGAAGATTGAGCAGTTGGTTGACCCGGTAGGACCGGTGGAGGCCATCCTGAGACGCTGCAATAAAGATCAG ATCTTGCAGCACTACAAGGTGACTGACTACAGAAATACTCTGGAGTTCCTGGCCATGTTGGCCAAGAGGCAGGGGAAGCTGAAGAAGGGAGGCTTGCCCGACCACGAGAAAGCCGCCAAGTCTGTTCTGACAGACTGGGTCAG CGGTAGAATAAGTTACTTCACTCATCCTCCTGAGACGCACACGTTACCGACCCACATCAGCGCAGAGATTGTCACAGAGATGGGGAAGGCCTTTGATTTTGAAGCCTTGGAGATGGACAACAGTGAATCTTTGTCAA AAGTCCAGTCTGCTCCACAAGGGATTGCTATGGAGAGCTCAGATTTGACCAGTGGGACAGCACAAGAGGTAGAAGATACAGAATGGTTGCTTTCCAATGAGATTATAGAGGCACCACCTGGCGCAATGGATGTGGATGAAGACGATGAG TTTGGGCCTATGACTGTCGAAATCAAAACGGCTAAAAGCAAAGGCCAGGAAGAACCAGAGCGAGTCCCCAAAGCTCCCAGCTTGAAGGAAATTCTATCAGTGGATCCACTGCAACAAGGACATGCGCTCCAGGCGGCCAGAAAGAGGAGGAAAAAGCTGCAGAAGAGAGCGG ATAAAATCGCCACCAAGCTGTCGGACACATTAACACAAGCCATGAATTTTGGATTTGGTGATGACTGA